DNA from Bacteroides zoogleoformans:
ATGTGCTGCTTCTTAACTTATAACCATGTCAAATGATTCCGATAAGGATACAGATAATAAACAATAAGCAAAAGCGTGCAGCTCAATGAGTTGCACGCTTTTGCGTTTATGGGGTTCATGGTTGCTATGTGTTTTCTATGGGCTTTTTTATCTCTTATTTGCGACATGTTTGCGACACGTCTTATTTGGCGATAAGGTACAACTTAGATTGATATAAACCATTTAAAATGAGAAGAATATGCCAAAAGGAAATTACACCATTCAAAGAAGTTGCGAGGAGTGTGGTAAAATCTTTACTCCTCCCACATTAGTGTCGAAGTATTGTTGCCCTGCTTGTTCCAAGAGAGCGTATAAGAAAAGACAAGTCGCAAAAGAGAAAGAGGCGATACGCCAAGCACTGATTAGACGAATACCATCCAGCAAAGGGTATCTAACCGTAAAAGAAGCTATGATGATTTATGGCATTAGTAAAGATGTACTTTATCGTATGATACGGCAAGGATTGATACCGTCATACAATTTTGGCCAGCGTCTGATACACCTTAGTCGGCAGTATATGGATGAACACTTCAAAACAAAGGCAGGGAGTAGAAAGAGAAAAAAGGAAGCATTGTCCTTTGAACCCAAAGACTGTTATACTATCGGAGAGATTGCCAAGAAATTCCATATCAATGACAGCAGTGTCTTTAAGCACACCAGAAGGCATAGAGATTTTTATAAACACCAAATAATCAACAGGTTAAATTGCTTACCAATGAAAGTAGGTAACGATAAGGAAACCAGCGAGCTTCTATACTCTACCTTAATTTGCCATTTCAAAGAACCACTTTGTCTGTTGCAAAGATAAAGGTATATCGTGAGAAAAAAGAATTTTCTCTCTTGAAATTTTCGTAAAGTCGTCTGTTGGGCAGCTTTTTGTTTTCTGTGTATTCTATTCTTATGATGAAATGTAATCTCCGAAGGCTGCGTTTTTCACCTTACTCCTTACCCTGCACATCCACCACTTATGCCCGTGTATTATGTCAGAATCAGTTGTTCGTTCTCAGCGGCAAAGGCAGTTCCGGGCTTTTACGGACAAAAAAGATCAAGGCGGCAAGCCGTTTAGACGACAATCTCCACACTTCCATTTCATTGCAGGTAGTATTCTCGCCATAAAACCTTGTTTGTCCCAATCCCTACCTTTTTACGCCACTGAAATGAAAACGACCGACCCGACAAAAAACATATAAAAATGCAAGATATGCAAGATGTAAAAAAGAAGAAACTATAATAAACCAACCAAGATGGTGTCAAATATGCGTTGTGGTGCAAAAACATTGACACACCTCCATTGATTTAATCCAAAGATTCTGGTTCTTCTTTATCTATACTCTCTTCTGAAGTAGCATCAAAAGCCAAAAAAACTTCCAAAAATGCAGTTTCATGGAAGAAATAGTTTGGATCATCAATTAGCTTGTCTTCCATAAAATGAAATCCCCAATTGGCGTATTCCTCCATTGTCTGCATCAACAGATCAACTGCTTTGCGTGAGGTTATTTCGCCTTTTTCTAAAGCGATGAAATCAATGTCGGTGCGAGTGACAAGGGCAGTAAAAATGTACTCACGGAGTTTCGGATAGGCTTTTCGCCCTTTGACAGAGTCCAAATTGCCCCAATACTGAATGGGCTGTCCGAAAGTCTTGCGTTTTTGCGTGTCCCCTGTAAGCGGTCGTTTTTGGTTGAAATAAAGCCCCATAAAAAATGCGACAATGAATATTTCATAACCACCACCAAAGACTTTGCCTCTGTCTTCACGTAAAGAAGTTGCACCACGCCCATAGTCACAAAAGTTTTTGATGATACTGTCTTCGTATCTTTTTTCCCATAGTGGATTGCGGTTTGCCCACAAATCATATAGTTTTTCTGCTATCATAATTCGTTATCTTACTTGTTTAACAACTGTTTGAATGGTTGACAAATCCTTATCATTGAACGGCTCTACTTTTTCAATCTGATAAACGGAAC
Protein-coding regions in this window:
- a CDS encoding helix-turn-helix domain-containing protein; amino-acid sequence: MPKGNYTIQRSCEECGKIFTPPTLVSKYCCPACSKRAYKKRQVAKEKEAIRQALIRRIPSSKGYLTVKEAMMIYGISKDVLYRMIRQGLIPSYNFGQRLIHLSRQYMDEHFKTKAGSRKRKKEALSFEPKDCYTIGEIAKKFHINDSSVFKHTRRHRDFYKHQIINRLNCLPMKVGNDKETSELLYSTLICHFKEPLCLLQR